A genomic region of Nymphaea colorata isolate Beijing-Zhang1983 chromosome 2, ASM883128v2, whole genome shotgun sequence contains the following coding sequences:
- the LOC116248610 gene encoding protein HOTHEAD-like isoform X2, which translates to MPAIGCCACLRNVSMAFAIARFQMALLLKILLFWSVFKASEGYHGDLKYSFMRPATSLAYTPLNRTYDYIIVGGGTAGCPLAATLSRNFSVLLLERGGSPYGDLNVSRMENFHICLTNTVPRAPAEVFVSTDGVINSRARVLGGGSSINAGFYTRASPNYVKRAGWDGALVNESYPWIERQIVYQPKLAPWQAAVRDGLLEAGVSPFNGFTFDHVFGTKVGGTIFDRQGFRHTAADLLQSADPENVEVIIRATVQKVLFRSHIGKKKKPRAVGVIFRDEEAREYEVQAKEEVIVTAGAIGSPQLLMLSGIGPERELKKWKIPVVLKQEQVGQGMSDNPMNAIYIPTKKPVVQSLIQTVGITKLGSFVEASSGFGGTENSIHCHHGILSAEIGQLSTIPPKKRSLDAIEEYRRNKRDFPKETFMGGFLLEKIVGPLSKGHLSLNGTDVDKLPAVTFNYFQHPRDLQRCVNGIRTIERIVKSKRFADFTQDNEYTIQMILNMSVKANINFIPKNTNDTTSLEQFCRDTVLTIWHYHGGCQMNKVVDKNYRVMGVEGLRVVDGSTFHSSPGTNPQATVMMLGRYVGVKMLRERLGGSAGV; encoded by the exons ATGCCTGCTATTGGCTGTTGCGCTTGCTTGCGAAACGTGTCGATGGCTTTCGCCATAGCTCGCTTCCAAATGGCTCTCCTCCTCAAGATCCTTCTCTTCTGGAGTGTTTTCAAAGCAAGTGAAG GCTACCATGGCGATCTCAAGTACTCGTTCATGCGCCCAGCCACGAGCCTAGCCTACACCCCACTGAACCGGACCTACGACTACATCATAGTGGGCGGCGGCACGGCCGGCTGCCCGCTCGCCGCCACCCTGTCCCGCAACTTCAGCGTGCTGCTGCTAGAGCGCGGCGGCTCGCCTTATGGCGACCTGAACGTCTCGCGAATGGAGAACTTCCACATTTGCCTCACCAATACCGTGCCACGTGCGCCGGCCGAGGTGTTCGTGTCGACGGACGGGGTGATCAATTCCCGGGCCCGCGTCCTCGGCGGCGGCAGCAGCATCAATGCCGGGTTCTACACCCGGGCCAGCCCGAACTACGTGAAGAGGGCCGGTTGGGACGGAGCCCTGGTCAATGAGTCCTACCCCTGGATTGAACGACAGATAGTGTACCAGCCCAAGCTCGCTCCGTGGCAGGCGGCGGTCAGGGACGGCCTGCTGGAGGCCGGTGTTTCGCCCTTCAATGGTTTTACCTTCGACCATGTGTTTGGTACTAAGGTGGGAGGCACCATCTTCGACCGCCAGGGTTTCCGGCACACCGCAGCCGACCTCCTCCAGTCTGCAGACCCGGAGAACGTGGAAGTCATAATCCGAGCAACTGTGCAGAAGGTCCTCTTCCGCTCGCACattg ggaagaagaagaaacccaGAGCAGTGGGAGTGATCTTCAGGGATGAGGAGGCAAGGGAATACGAAGTGCAGGCTAAAGAGGAGGTGATTGTGACGGCCGGCGCGATCGGCAGCCCGCAACTGCTCATGTTGAGCGGCATTGGGCCGGAGAGGGAGCTGAAGAAGTGGAAGATACCGGTGGTGCTGAAGCAGGAGCAGGTGGGGCAAGGCATGTCTGATAACCCAATGAACGCCATCTATATACCCACCAAGAAGCCTGTGGTGCAATCCTTGATACAGACCGTGGGCATAACCAAGCTGGGCTCGTTTGTAGAGGCCAGCAGTGGGTTCGGTGGCACAGAGAACAGCATTCATTGCCATCACGGCATCTTGTCAGCAGAG ATTGGACAGCTCTCAACTATTCCTCCAAAGAAAAGGAGCCTAGATGCCATCGAGGAGTACAGGAGGAACAAAAGGGATTTCCCAAAGGAGACCTTCATGGGAGGATTCTTACTAGAGAAAATAGTGGGTCCTCTGTCCAAAGGCCACTTGAGCCTGAATGGCACCGATGTGGACAAATTGCCCGCAGTGACCTTCAACTACTTCCAGCACCCTAGAGATCTTCAGCGCTGTGTCAATGGCATCCGCACGATCGAACGGATCGTGAAGTCAAAGCGGTTCGCCGACTTCACTCAGGATAATGAGTACACAATCCAGATGATTCTGAACATGAGTGTCAAGGCCAACATCAACTTTATCCCCAAGAACACTAATGACACGACATCGCTTGAACAGTTCTGCAGAGACACAGTCCTTACAATCTGGCACTACCATGGTGGATGCCAGATGAACAAGGTGGTAGACAAGAACTACAGAGTGATGGGAGTGGAGGGGCTCAGAGTGGTGGACGGGTCGACCTTCCACTCCTCTCCAGGAACAAATCCACAGGCAACAGTCATGATGCTAGGAAG GTACGTGGGTGTAAAGATGTTGAGGGAAAGGCTCGGAGGAAGTGCAGGTGTTTGA
- the LOC116248610 gene encoding protein HOTHEAD-like isoform X1 has translation MPAIGCCACLRNVSMAFAIARFQMALLLKILLFWSVFKASEGYHGDLKYSFMRPATSLAYTPLNRTYDYIIVGGGTAGCPLAATLSRNFSVLLLERGGSPYGDLNVSRMENFHICLTNTVPRAPAEVFVSTDGVINSRARVLGGGSSINAGFYTRASPNYVKRAGWDGALVNESYPWIERQIVYQPKLAPWQAAVRDGLLEAGVSPFNGFTFDHVFGTKVGGTIFDRQGFRHTAADLLQSADPENVEVIIRATVQKVLFRSHIAGKKKKPRAVGVIFRDEEAREYEVQAKEEVIVTAGAIGSPQLLMLSGIGPERELKKWKIPVVLKQEQVGQGMSDNPMNAIYIPTKKPVVQSLIQTVGITKLGSFVEASSGFGGTENSIHCHHGILSAEIGQLSTIPPKKRSLDAIEEYRRNKRDFPKETFMGGFLLEKIVGPLSKGHLSLNGTDVDKLPAVTFNYFQHPRDLQRCVNGIRTIERIVKSKRFADFTQDNEYTIQMILNMSVKANINFIPKNTNDTTSLEQFCRDTVLTIWHYHGGCQMNKVVDKNYRVMGVEGLRVVDGSTFHSSPGTNPQATVMMLGRYVGVKMLRERLGGSAGV, from the exons ATGCCTGCTATTGGCTGTTGCGCTTGCTTGCGAAACGTGTCGATGGCTTTCGCCATAGCTCGCTTCCAAATGGCTCTCCTCCTCAAGATCCTTCTCTTCTGGAGTGTTTTCAAAGCAAGTGAAG GCTACCATGGCGATCTCAAGTACTCGTTCATGCGCCCAGCCACGAGCCTAGCCTACACCCCACTGAACCGGACCTACGACTACATCATAGTGGGCGGCGGCACGGCCGGCTGCCCGCTCGCCGCCACCCTGTCCCGCAACTTCAGCGTGCTGCTGCTAGAGCGCGGCGGCTCGCCTTATGGCGACCTGAACGTCTCGCGAATGGAGAACTTCCACATTTGCCTCACCAATACCGTGCCACGTGCGCCGGCCGAGGTGTTCGTGTCGACGGACGGGGTGATCAATTCCCGGGCCCGCGTCCTCGGCGGCGGCAGCAGCATCAATGCCGGGTTCTACACCCGGGCCAGCCCGAACTACGTGAAGAGGGCCGGTTGGGACGGAGCCCTGGTCAATGAGTCCTACCCCTGGATTGAACGACAGATAGTGTACCAGCCCAAGCTCGCTCCGTGGCAGGCGGCGGTCAGGGACGGCCTGCTGGAGGCCGGTGTTTCGCCCTTCAATGGTTTTACCTTCGACCATGTGTTTGGTACTAAGGTGGGAGGCACCATCTTCGACCGCCAGGGTTTCCGGCACACCGCAGCCGACCTCCTCCAGTCTGCAGACCCGGAGAACGTGGAAGTCATAATCCGAGCAACTGTGCAGAAGGTCCTCTTCCGCTCGCACattg cagggaagaagaagaaacccaGAGCAGTGGGAGTGATCTTCAGGGATGAGGAGGCAAGGGAATACGAAGTGCAGGCTAAAGAGGAGGTGATTGTGACGGCCGGCGCGATCGGCAGCCCGCAACTGCTCATGTTGAGCGGCATTGGGCCGGAGAGGGAGCTGAAGAAGTGGAAGATACCGGTGGTGCTGAAGCAGGAGCAGGTGGGGCAAGGCATGTCTGATAACCCAATGAACGCCATCTATATACCCACCAAGAAGCCTGTGGTGCAATCCTTGATACAGACCGTGGGCATAACCAAGCTGGGCTCGTTTGTAGAGGCCAGCAGTGGGTTCGGTGGCACAGAGAACAGCATTCATTGCCATCACGGCATCTTGTCAGCAGAG ATTGGACAGCTCTCAACTATTCCTCCAAAGAAAAGGAGCCTAGATGCCATCGAGGAGTACAGGAGGAACAAAAGGGATTTCCCAAAGGAGACCTTCATGGGAGGATTCTTACTAGAGAAAATAGTGGGTCCTCTGTCCAAAGGCCACTTGAGCCTGAATGGCACCGATGTGGACAAATTGCCCGCAGTGACCTTCAACTACTTCCAGCACCCTAGAGATCTTCAGCGCTGTGTCAATGGCATCCGCACGATCGAACGGATCGTGAAGTCAAAGCGGTTCGCCGACTTCACTCAGGATAATGAGTACACAATCCAGATGATTCTGAACATGAGTGTCAAGGCCAACATCAACTTTATCCCCAAGAACACTAATGACACGACATCGCTTGAACAGTTCTGCAGAGACACAGTCCTTACAATCTGGCACTACCATGGTGGATGCCAGATGAACAAGGTGGTAGACAAGAACTACAGAGTGATGGGAGTGGAGGGGCTCAGAGTGGTGGACGGGTCGACCTTCCACTCCTCTCCAGGAACAAATCCACAGGCAACAGTCATGATGCTAGGAAG GTACGTGGGTGTAAAGATGTTGAGGGAAAGGCTCGGAGGAAGTGCAGGTGTTTGA